The Merismopedia glauca CCAP 1448/3 genome contains the following window.
AATACCTAGCAAGAGTCCATAAACCCCAATCATCAGAACTATCGCCAAGACAACACCAATCATATACGTCAGTAACTTACCCAAAATACCGATTCCCTGCACCGCAATGACAGAACTTATGAGAGCAAACACCCCGACAGGCGCAGTATAAAGAATTAAAAACAGGATTTTTTCACTGATGATATAAACACTTTCAAGAAAGGCTACAAAAGGTTTGGCGCGATCGCCCGCCTGTTGAATACCCATGCCAATCAGGGCACTGGAAAAGATGGTTTGGAGCAAATTTCCCGAACTGAGCGCTCCGAGAGGATTTGTGGGAATCAGACCGACCAGCCAAGCAATTAAGTCAGGGGACTGTTCTGTTGGTTGGATCTGGGTTTGAGCTAAGCCAATAGTGGCTGTACCCGGATGCATCACAATGGCGGCGATTATGCCTAACCCCACAGCAACGATACTGGTGAGGACATAGCTGAGCAGAAGTTTAGCCGTGTAGCGTCCGACCTGGGAGGCATTTCGGATGCGAGTCAGGGCTAAAATTAGTGAGGAAAAGACGATGGGCACTACCACAAATTGAATTAAGCGCAGAAATGCTTGCCCCAAGGGAGCCAAGAGGTAAAGATTCAGAGGCTCAACCCAGGTAGGAAAGGCTTCGTGCAAGATGGCACCAAAGCTCATCCCAGCCGCTAGAGCCAGCAGAACGATCGTGGAAAGGTTCATGAAAATTGAATAGGGAAAACCATAGCTTCTTAGCCTAGCAATTGCTAGATTACTAGTTTGTGTCGTCTGCTATACATTTCCCTGTTTTTACAGATTGTCCAAATTCAGAATCTTGACCTCGGAGAAAATCGTCGGGAATATCCACTTGCCGACTGTTGAGAAGAACTACAGGCTTTTCACTGCGCCGTTGTTATGTGTGAATTGACGCAAATTTGGCGAATACTTCAGCTTCTGTCATCTTCAAGGTTTGATTAGCAAATTCATAGTAACTAGGTTTCCTGTCTATAAAGATTTGCTCTTTGAACTCAAACTCAATTTCATTCGGAAAAAGACCTGCTGGGACAAAATATTCATTGGTAGCCAATAACCTGTAGAACATATGCGTACCGCATTCACTACAAAAAGCTCTTTCAGCCCATTCTGAGGATTTATACACTTTTAGTCGCTCAAAGCCATCTATCTGCACATCTGATCCGCAAAGTACACTTAATGCTGGACCACCTCCCCATCGGCGACACATTCCGCAATGACAGCCCTCTAAGCTGGTTTTGTCTGCTGTTCTGATGGTTATGGCACCGCAAAGACACTTACCATCCATTCCTCTCTCCTCTATTTCCCGCGATCGCTACCTGATTTTGGCACATAACTACACCGTTAGGCTTTCTAACTGCCTTTTGCCCCCACCAAAAGGCAAATCCTCAAAAGGGGAAAATTGACCCTCTAAAAAGCGTTCTGGTCGGAAATGCTCGGGATCTGGGTAAATACTTTCCCGACGATGAGCGAGATAAAGAGAGCCAATGGGGACATTCAACTGTCAACCACAGTACTCCAATCATCATTCTCAACCGCCGCTTCTAATTTTCGACGACGCTCAGCCATTTTGTCATCCTGTAAATCGTTCTTCTCTAATTCATCAATGAGGGTGGGATCTGCCATTGCCTTGCGTAACTTGAGCTTCTTGTCTTCGTGGGCATTGCGCTCAGATGCTGACATGGCTGACTGGGCTGCCTCGCCGACTGTACTGGCCCAAGATAACTGTGACTGAAGATTCCCAGGCGGAACGCTCTTGAGCGCGGCAATCCACTCATCTCGCAATGCTTCCATCGCCTGACGTTTGGGAAACTTGAATGTCTGAACTCGCAGAAAAGCTACGACTTCGGTGCCATTTTGGGCAATATGTCCCTCCACAGATTGTCGTATATCCCGTGAGTAGCCAACGTACTGGGTTTGGCGCTCACTGTTTAAAACCGCATAAACTCCAGCTACTTTCACGTTGTTTGTGAGCGATCGCCATTCTTCTACCGATATTACCTCAGTTCCGTCACGATCTAGCGTCATAGATGCGGTCGCTGAGGTATGCTCATCATCAGAAGTGTACAAAAAACTGTGCAGTCCTTGATGAGCCACCGGAACGTTTTGATGTTCAATGGGGATATTATTTTCAGATTCCATAGGATACTCAGAGCTTAATTGAGAACGATCCTACCTCTATTTCATGCCTGACGGGGTGACAAAAGAGCGATCGCTAAACTCTTGGGGTGGCAATCCTACTAAAGGTAGATATTACCTGGAAAGACTTGATTAAAGGTTTAAAAATGTTGTTAAATGAGCGAGACTTGAGTCGATCTTTAACTAGATGCTGCTCTGGCAGAAGAGTCTACCAAAATAAGATGTATTCAATTGGAGATCCGCTCTGAGATGAAAATAGCTCGAAAATTCCACCATGTTAAAAGTTTAGCTCTGATAACAGCGATCGCTCTAGGATACTTTCCTCAAGATCGTGTAAATAGTGCGACTTCTCCCTCTACAGTCACCTATACCCCAAGTTCTGAAAATTTTATGAATCCCGAACGGGGGTTCATGTACAATGTCGGTCTGATTGAAGATCCCACTCTTCACTACGTTCGTATCAATGGTTTTACTGTAGCCCGTGCTTATGTCGAATTAGATGCGTATCGTCAAAGTCCGCTATCAGCAGATTTTTTAGAAAAATTACGCCAAGGTTTTCAACGAGCGCGCGCTGCTGGGATCAAACTAATCGTGCGATTTTCTTATAATACTCCCGATAGCATTCCCCCAGAAGGAGTACCAGACGCTAGCATCAACCAAGTTTTACAGCATATTGAGCAACTAAAACCAGTTTTCGTGGAAAACAGTGACGTAATTCTAGTTCTACAGGGTGGATTTATTGGTGCTTGGGGTGAATGGCATGGTTCGGCTAATGGTTTGGATAGTCTTGAAAATAGAAGCCGCATAGCCAAAGCTTTGCTAGCTGCTTTACCTTCTAATCGCAGTCTCCAAATCCGATATCCTGAATATATTCGAGACATTTTTCCCCAGCCATTAATTGAAGCTGCTGCTTTTAGAGGTAGTAACCAAGCACGTACCGGTCATCACAATGATTGCTTTTTAGCCAACCCCACTGATGGCGGAACTTATTACCCAACTATCGCCCTATTTCGCTCTTATGTAGCGAATATATCTCCTTGGGTGCCGATTGGCGGCGACACTTGCCAAGTAACGCCAACGCAACAGCGAACTGACTGCGTAACGACTCAAAACGAGCTAGCTTTATTTCATTGGAGCTACCTCAGCGCTACTTGGTATAAGCCAAATGTCGATCGCTGGAAACGAGAAGGATGCTACAATAACATCTATCAAAAGCTGGGCTATCGCCTTCAGCTAATTAGCTCTAGTTTACCTAGTGGGGTTAGACCAGGTAGTGTATTTAGCGGTAGTTTGAAAATCAAAAATGTCGGCTACGCCAGTCCTTTTAATCGACGTAATTTGCAAGTAGTGTTACGTCACCAGCAAACGGGTAGGTTATATCGACTGTCTATTCTCAAGCTTCATAGCAAAACCAACGACCCCAGATTTTGGTTACCTGAAGCAGGTGAGGTAGATGTCAAGGTAGAAGGGGGCATTCCTGCTAATGCTGTACCTGGAAATTACCAAGTTTTAGTTAACTTACCCGATCCAATGCCAAATTTAAGAAATAATCCCTTGTATTCCATCCGCTTAGCTAATAATAATACTTGGGAAGCGCAAACGGGATTTAACTCTCTGCAAAGAACTGTCCAAGTCGATAATAGTGTAGCTGGATTTGCTTATACTGGCACAGTTTGGTTCCGGTAATTTGGCTTTGGGTGAGGGCGATCGCTCGGTACTTAGACAATGGCAACGCGCTTGTTAGCCTGCATTAGCTGCGCTGCGGAATTATCAATTCCCATACCATAACGCCATTCGCCATTAAGATATAGCCAGGTTGGCACCTGATAGTAATGAAGCGCCGCACTGACGAACATCTTTGCTACATGGTGGGAGGCTTAGAGAATGAATTAATGGCGGCAAAGTTGGCACTTGGGCACATGATTTCTACAGCCGTTATTAGTCAACCTGGTTTTGACACGACAAATCAGATTATGTCTGGACGAACTCTGGTCGCTAAAGCTGCGCTCAATGTAGTTGACCTAGCAATGGAAATCACTGGGGGAAGCGCTTTCTATCGCCAGCTAGGTCTAGAGAAATTGTTCCGTGATGTGCAGGGAGTTCGCTATCACCCTCTACGGGAGGAGGCTCAGCGCCAGCTATCTGGTCAACTGGCACTTGGGTGGGATCTGTCTTCTTTGTAGGGTATTGCCTTTAAGCCAGCTTTAAAGCGGCGATTATCTGCTCGCTACCCCAAAAAACTTTGCTGGTAACAATATTTACCCTTTTTAGGCAAATACGATTACCAGCAACACAGTTACTGAATTAATTACAGGAAATAATCAAAATTACTCGGCTGTAACTAATTCAGTGCTACCAGTAGCGCGACGACGAGTGAGAGTGTTAAACAACATAATTCCGATCGCTTTGATCAAGTTACCCTCTAATTCATTGAACATCTTCATGTTCATCCCAAAAGCAGCATTAGCTTCATCTACAATTCGATCTGCTTTAGCTTCATCAACGGGTAAATCGTTCATCGCTTGACGATACTTGTTTTTAAAAGCTTTTTCATCGTCAATATCTGCAAACTCGTAAAAAGCAGTACCTTGTCCGTTGAGGTTCATTCCTCTTTGAGCAATGCCTTTGAGGATTTGTCCTCCAGACAAGTCACCTAAATAGCGAGTATAAGAGTGTGCAACTAGTAATTCTGGTTCTGTTGCCGAAATCTCTCTGATTCTATTGACATAAGCTTGCGCTGCTTGAGAAGGTGCAACTTGCTCCCGCCAGTTAGC
Protein-coding sequences here:
- a CDS encoding heme oxygenase (biliverdin-producing); amino-acid sequence: MSSNLATKLREGTKKAHTMAENVGFVKCFLKGVVEKESYRKLVANLYFVYSAMEEEMAKHRQHPILSKIYFPELNRKNSLEADLQYYFGANWREQVAPSQAAQAYVNRIREISATEPELLVAHSYTRYLGDLSGGQILKGIAQRGMNLNGQGTAFYEFADIDDEKAFKNKYRQAMNDLPVDEAKADRIVDEANAAFGMNMKMFNELEGNLIKAIGIMLFNTLTRRRATGSTELVTAE
- a CDS encoding dicarboxylate/amino acid:cation symporter, coding for MNLSTIVLLALAAGMSFGAILHEAFPTWVEPLNLYLLAPLGQAFLRLIQFVVVPIVFSSLILALTRIRNASQVGRYTAKLLLSYVLTSIVAVGLGIIAAIVMHPGTATIGLAQTQIQPTEQSPDLIAWLVGLIPTNPLGALSSGNLLQTIFSSALIGMGIQQAGDRAKPFVAFLESVYIISEKILFLILYTAPVGVFALISSVIAVQGIGILGKLLTYMIGVVLAIVLMIGVYGLLLGIFQAQPLHFFRSFAPSLTLAFGTASSNAALPLALQNAQEKYGLSPIIASFAIPLGTALKRDGMAVGQGFNALFVAQLYDVPLTPSLLLAVVLSTLLVSFSTAGVPGAGIVMMATIFTASGLPLEGVAILAGVDRLMDSFHTLLNVVGNTAHAVMLERWEPQPAVAEFKVMPVTPEVDGL
- a CDS encoding GFA family protein encodes the protein MDGKCLCGAITIRTADKTSLEGCHCGMCRRWGGGPALSVLCGSDVQIDGFERLKVYKSSEWAERAFCSECGTHMFYRLLATNEYFVPAGLFPNEIEFEFKEQIFIDRKPSYYEFANQTLKMTEAEVFAKFASIHT
- a CDS encoding acyl-CoA dehydrogenase family protein; translation: MKRRTDEHLCYMVGGLENELMAAKLALGHMISTAVISQPGFDTTNQIMSGRTLVAKAALNVVDLAMEITGGSAFYRQLGLEKLFRDVQGVRYHPLREEAQRQLSGQLALGWDLSSL
- a CDS encoding cytochrome P450; translation: MNVPIGSLYLAHRRESIYPDPEHFRPERFLEGQFSPFEDLPFGGGKRQLESLTV
- a CDS encoding GIY-YIG nuclease family protein, with product MESENNIPIEHQNVPVAHQGLHSFLYTSDDEHTSATASMTLDRDGTEVISVEEWRSLTNNVKVAGVYAVLNSERQTQYVGYSRDIRQSVEGHIAQNGTEVVAFLRVQTFKFPKRQAMEALRDEWIAALKSVPPGNLQSQLSWASTVGEAAQSAMSASERNAHEDKKLKLRKAMADPTLIDELEKNDLQDDKMAERRRKLEAAVENDDWSTVVDS
- a CDS encoding DUF4832 domain-containing protein produces the protein MKIARKFHHVKSLALITAIALGYFPQDRVNSATSPSTVTYTPSSENFMNPERGFMYNVGLIEDPTLHYVRINGFTVARAYVELDAYRQSPLSADFLEKLRQGFQRARAAGIKLIVRFSYNTPDSIPPEGVPDASINQVLQHIEQLKPVFVENSDVILVLQGGFIGAWGEWHGSANGLDSLENRSRIAKALLAALPSNRSLQIRYPEYIRDIFPQPLIEAAAFRGSNQARTGHHNDCFLANPTDGGTYYPTIALFRSYVANISPWVPIGGDTCQVTPTQQRTDCVTTQNELALFHWSYLSATWYKPNVDRWKREGCYNNIYQKLGYRLQLISSSLPSGVRPGSVFSGSLKIKNVGYASPFNRRNLQVVLRHQQTGRLYRLSILKLHSKTNDPRFWLPEAGEVDVKVEGGIPANAVPGNYQVLVNLPDPMPNLRNNPLYSIRLANNNTWEAQTGFNSLQRTVQVDNSVAGFAYTGTVWFR